The Phaeodactylum tricornutum CCAP 1055/1 chromosome 2, whole genome shotgun sequence DNA window CAGAGAAAATGGCTTTTAATTCTCCAATCTCACCGAAACTACACATCGCAAAAAGCGACATAGCGGGTGGTGAAGTACAAAGATAGCTCCGCAAAAACATCAATCCGTAGACTTAGCGCCGACGCTTGCTGCTTTGATTCTGCTTTCTAGCAGGCTCGGggtccaaatcttcgtcaCGGTTTCGTTTCCGTCGGTCATCTGCTGCCGCAGCTGCCTCCATTTCGTCCCAGTCCAGCCCTTCCTCTTCCAGATCTTCATCAGCATcgaaatcttcttcatcgtcgtcatcatcagACACAAACTCATCAacctcttcctcttcgtcggaGGCCTCGCTCTCCACCCGGTCATCACCGAATTCTGAGTCGTCCTCGTCTGgatcctcgtcttcttcgtcttcccgTCCAAACATACGGAGAAATTCCCACCCGGCTTCCTTTTCAGtgacttcgtcttcttcagtGTTCATGTAGAAGCGATCGTCATCCTTCACGGTTGCTGTAATTTGTTTCCAATTTAAGTTCATTGGACCTTCAGTATATGTGATTTCCATGTCCGTCAACCATTCCTGAATTGCATCCTTGTCTCCGTTTGGAATCATATCGATTCGCCAAGGCTGCTTTGAAAAGTCCTTGTTTACAAGCACCATATCAAATGCTTTACTCATATACGTGACGCGCTCAAAATGAACGTGGTCAACGTGCTCAAGATCCACCACAAAAAAAGGAGTCTCGGTCAGATTCACGAGGCAGTTCAAAGTAGGTACAATATTGACCATTTCCTTGTGCGGATTTCCAGTAAAGCCGAGGTCGCGATATGGAATGTCAAATTCAAGTTCATGTCCATTTTTCTTGGCAACAATGTCCACTTTCTTGCAGAACTCTTTGAAGGCCTGATTCAGCTTCTTTCGGAGCTGACGTTCGCGCTGCTCATCATCCATTTCGTCAGGATCGTACATGCTTCGTCTTGCGTTGTCCACAGCTTGGCTAGCTTCAATCACTTCTGTAAAGAATTGGATATCAAGATGCTTCTTTTTACCAACCATAATCGGGTTCTTCAAATGAAAGTGAATCAAAACCATGATATCGCCTTCACATGGTTGATAGATAGCGTACTTGATGTTGTTGTACATTATGTCAACAATTTCACTCCGCGTTGAAATGAAACGGAGACCATTTGAATGTGCCTCCAAGTTACCTTGAGTCTTGCGACCCGCAAAGACAGGGCGCATAGTTAAGTCTGCCAGTCGAGGAACGCGTTCGTTCTTTGTTCGAATCAGCTTTTCTTGTTTCACGAGCGTGGCTTCCTCTTGTTGTAATAGCTCCTTCTGCCGCTCACGCTTGCGAAGCTCTGATATCTGACGGAAAGCCTGTCATCAAAATTAGTGGTTAGGAGAACAATTCCTGGTAGAGGTTAACGAACGATATTGGGCGTACCAGAGTTAGATTGTGTCCATCCAAACTACGAAAGGTCATCTCCCGAACAAAGGAAGCGTAAGGAGCGTACTTTTGCACCAATTTTACCATATTTTCTGGAGCGTCCTTGCCGACAGCCATACCGGCGGTGTAAAAGTTGATGCGCAATAAAGTTGCATTGTCGGCGTCGGGCATAACAACATTTTTGATGGTGCTTATGTGAAAAGGGACAGGATTTCCGCAAATCGGAAGTACAACGCATTTGCTTGCCATATCTACCTTTACTTGATTGGGTTGCACATTGTCAGGATAGTCGCGAGTTCGTTTGTAGCTTTCCAACTCTTCAACTTCATCATTTTCATCGTTGTCGCCCTTCTTGCGATTGGCG harbors:
- a CDS encoding predicted protein encodes the protein MAELDVKRFLTRLNKLQSHFLKHNATVWNKADCVVLHRGPLDDDQPYLKSVTLHQWLFGYELPDTILLLTKDGNVWLLATQKKLDFVRPALEALPELKTGKSKLQDIHLLLRNKQDGNEANYASLWKEAGLNVDGGEKNTKRVVGVILKERAGNSQAGGILGPWEEKLTAGQENGVELVDVSAALSFLTSVKDESELDLLKKSSVLANKVMKHGYVKRMEEIIDSETSITHEALAKYVDEILEDPTKINLKVPPEDVQACYFPIVQSGGAYDLKVSAQSSAEKLKHDVILVSIGARYKSYCSNMSRTFLVDPPKKVSETYDVLLEVQEACLEVMKVGRQLKDVYETAIAYLEGKPGSEYLVAHLPKNLGFATGLDFRDNAFLLTPKNTASFKVGMVFCLSIGFQNLTLSESDRASTPDKSQQLSTYALVVSDMVSVTTNTADVMTKMGKNLTDVAYNINEDADEDDEDDDDDGEESSSRLAKDAAAMQDANEGVVERERRQISLMTRRNEERLRELARANRKKGDNDENDEVEELESYKRTRDYPDNVQPNQVKVDMASKCVVLPICGNPVPFHISTIKNVVMPDADNATLLRINFYTAGMAVGKDAPENMVKLVQKYAPYASFVREMTFRSLDGHNLTLAFRQISELRKRERQKELLQQEEATLVKQEKLIRTKNERVPRLADLTMRPVFAGRKTQGNLEAHSNGLRFISTRSEIVDIMYNNIKYAIYQPCEGDIMVLIHFHLKNPIMVGKKKHLDIQFFTEVIEASQAVDNARRSMYDPDEMDDEQRERQLRKKLNQAFKEFCKKVDIVAKKNGHELEFDIPYRDLGFTGNPHKEMVNIVPTLNCLVNLTETPFFVVDLEHVDHVHFERVTYMSKAFDMVLVNKDFSKQPWRIDMIPNGDKDAIQEWLTDMEITYTEGPMNLNWKQITATVKDDDRFYMNTEEDEVTEKEAGWEFLRMFGREDEEDEDPDEDDSEFGDDRVESEASDEEEEVDEFVSDDDDDEEDFDADEDLEEEGLDWDEMEAAAAADDRRKRNRDEDLDPEPARKQNQSSKRRR